In Candidatus Sodalis pierantonius str. SOPE, one DNA window encodes the following:
- the pepE gene encoding dipeptidase PepE: protein MQLLLLSNSTCPGKSYLEPAIAPIGKLLRGRRQALFVPFAGVIVDWDAYTDKVRQALAPLTVDVTGIHRTADAGAAIATAEIIIVDGGNTFHLVKHCRDRGLLRAIHRRVQEGAAYIGWSAGANLACPTLCTTNDMPIVDPGGFDALGLINFQINPHYTNQLPAGHQGETRQQRLDELLRARPEMTVVGLPEGDWLTVADGAAMLAGPYNAALYCAELAEPGVLTPGSTITLK from the coding sequence ATGCAATTATTACTACTCAGCAACTCTACATGTCCCGGTAAAAGCTATCTGGAGCCCGCCATCGCGCCGATCGGCAAACTGCTGCGGGGCAGACGGCAGGCGCTGTTTGTGCCCTTTGCCGGCGTTATCGTCGATTGGGACGCCTATACCGATAAAGTCAGGCAAGCGCTGGCACCGCTGACGGTAGACGTCACGGGGATACATAGGACGGCGGACGCGGGTGCGGCTATCGCCACTGCCGAGATCATCATTGTCGACGGCGGCAACACCTTCCATTTAGTGAAACATTGTCGCGACCGGGGCTTGCTGCGCGCGATTCACCGGCGAGTACAGGAAGGGGCGGCCTATATCGGCTGGAGCGCTGGCGCCAATCTGGCTTGCCCCACCCTTTGCACCACTAACGATATGCCGATTGTCGATCCAGGCGGTTTTGACGCGCTGGGGCTGATAAATTTTCAAATTAATCCCCATTATACCAATCAACTGCCCGCGGGCCATCAGGGCGAAACCCGCCAACAGCGGCTGGATGAACTCTTGCGCGCACGACCGGAGATGACGGTGGTAGGGCTGCCGGAGGGGGATTGGTTAACGGTGGCCGACGGTGCGGCAATGCTTGCCGGCCCTTACAATGCGGCGCTTTACTGCGCCGAGTTGGCCGAGCCGGGCGTGCTGACGCCGGGAAGTACGATCACATTGAAGTAA
- the coaA gene encoding type I pantothenate kinase has product MIKAVQYPPTPYLQFSRKQWAALRNSVPLTLTEAEIVKLKGINEDLSLDEVVEIYLPLSRLLNFYISSNLRRQAVLEQFLGTDGQRIPYIIGIAGSVAVGKSTTARVLQALLSRWPEHRTVELVTTDGFLHPNQVLKQRDLMKNKGFPESYDIRSLVNFVSKVKSGTPRVTAPVYSHLIYDVVPDEQKVISQPDILILEGLNVLQSGNDYNHDPHHVFVSDFVDFSIYVDASEALLQSWYINRFLKFRQGAFSDPDSYFHHYSQLSEQEAVAIASQLWTEINGRNLQQNILPTRERASLILGKSANHAVERVRLRK; this is encoded by the coding sequence ATGATTAAAGCTGTGCAATATCCCCCCACGCCATATCTGCAATTCAGCCGCAAACAGTGGGCCGCGTTGCGTAATTCCGTGCCGCTGACGCTCACCGAGGCGGAAATCGTCAAGCTGAAGGGGATTAATGAAGATCTCTCCCTTGATGAAGTGGTGGAGATTTACCTGCCGCTGTCTCGTCTGCTCAACTTTTATATTAGTTCCAATCTGCGTCGCCAGGCGGTGCTGGAGCAGTTTCTCGGTACCGACGGCCAGCGGATACCCTATATCATCGGTATCGCCGGTAGCGTGGCGGTCGGCAAAAGCACCACGGCGCGCGTCCTGCAGGCACTGCTGAGCCGCTGGCCCGAACACCGTACGGTTGAGCTGGTGACGACCGACGGGTTTTTGCATCCCAACCAGGTGCTCAAGCAGCGGGATCTCATGAAAAATAAGGGATTCCCGGAGTCTTATGATATCCGCAGCCTGGTCAATTTCGTCTCGAAAGTGAAATCGGGAACGCCGCGGGTGACCGCGCCGGTCTATTCCCATTTGATCTACGACGTCGTCCCCGACGAACAAAAAGTCATTTCTCAGCCGGACATTTTGATCTTAGAGGGGCTGAATGTTTTACAAAGCGGCAACGATTATAACCACGATCCGCACCACGTGTTTGTCTCCGACTTTGTCGACTTTTCCATCTATGTCGATGCGTCTGAAGCGCTACTGCAAAGCTGGTATATCAATCGTTTCCTGAAATTCCGTCAGGGCGCGTTTTCCGATCCCGACTCCTATTTTCACCATTATTCTCAACTTTCCGAACAAGAGGCGGTGGCTATCGCCAGCCAGCTGTGGACTGAAATCAACGGGCGCAATCTGCAACAAAACATTCTTCCCACGCGCGAGCGCGCCAGTTTGATCCTGGGTAAAAGCGCCAATCATGCAGTGGAGAGGGTCCGGCTGCGCAAATAG
- the birA gene encoding bifunctional biotin--[acetyl-CoA-carboxylase] ligase/biotin operon repressor BirA, producing the protein MKDVTIPLKLISLLADGEFHSGEQFGAALGMSRAAINKHVQTVRDWGVDVFTVPDKGYRLHASLQLLDEAAIRARLPSGRLAVLPIIDSTNQYLIERIGTLAPGDACVAEYQAQGRGRRGRQWISPFGNNLYLSLYWRLEQGPAAGGGLSLMVGIVMAEVLQRLGAEGVRVKWPNDLYLNDRKLAGILVEINGKAGDAAHVVIGAGINLAMREPAAGMIDQGWINLQEAGIVIDRNALVAELTATLRQALRQFEGEEFAPFVARWQALDNFFDRPVKLLIGDREIRGIARGIDAQGALLLEQDGERHAYLGGEISLRGL; encoded by the coding sequence ATGAAAGACGTGACCATCCCGCTTAAGCTGATAAGTTTACTGGCCGATGGCGAGTTTCATTCCGGCGAGCAATTTGGTGCGGCGTTGGGAATGAGCCGCGCTGCCATCAACAAGCACGTTCAAACGGTGCGCGACTGGGGAGTGGATGTCTTTACGGTGCCCGATAAAGGCTACCGTTTGCATGCGTCGCTGCAGTTATTGGATGAAGCCGCGATCCGCGCGCGCCTACCGTCGGGTCGCCTGGCGGTTCTGCCGATTATTGACTCAACCAATCAGTATTTGATCGAGCGTATCGGCACCTTAGCGCCGGGTGACGCCTGCGTGGCGGAATATCAGGCGCAGGGACGTGGTCGACGCGGTCGACAGTGGATATCGCCGTTCGGCAATAATCTTTATCTGTCCCTTTATTGGCGTCTTGAGCAGGGGCCGGCGGCCGGCGGCGGCCTCAGTCTGATGGTCGGTATCGTCATGGCGGAGGTGCTGCAGCGCCTGGGCGCTGAAGGGGTGCGCGTCAAATGGCCGAACGACCTTTATCTCAACGATCGCAAACTGGCCGGGATCTTGGTTGAGATTAACGGTAAGGCCGGCGATGCCGCCCATGTCGTGATCGGCGCCGGTATTAACCTGGCGATGCGCGAGCCTGCGGCGGGGATGATCGACCAGGGTTGGATCAATTTGCAGGAAGCGGGCATTGTCATCGATCGCAATGCGCTGGTCGCCGAATTGACCGCTACGCTGCGTCAGGCGCTGCGGCAGTTCGAGGGCGAGGAGTTCGCGCCCTTTGTCGCCCGTTGGCAGGCGTTGGATAACTTCTTTGACCGGCCGGTGAAATTACTCATTGGCGATCGGGAGATAAGGGGCATTGCGCGCGGCATCGACGCGCAAGGGGCCCTATTGTTGGAGCAGGACGGAGAACGCCACGCATATTTGGGCGGAGAGATATCGCTACGCGGTCTTTAG
- the tuf gene encoding elongation factor Tu: MSKEKFQRTKPHVNVGTIGHVDHGKTTLTAAITTVLAKAYGGSARAFDQIDNAPEEKARGITINTSHVEYDTPTRHYAHVDCPGHADYVKNMITGAAQMDGAILVVAAIDGPMPQTREHILLGRQVGVPYIIVFMNKCDMVDDEELLELVEMEVRELLSQYDFPGDDTPVIRGSALKALEGDEAWTQKIIELAEALDSYIPEPERAIDKPFLLPIEDVFSISGRGTVVTGRVERGIVKVGEEVEIVGIKDTTKTICTGVEMFRKLLDEGRAGENVGVLLRGTKRDDVERGQVLAKPGSIKPHTQFESEVYILSKDEGGRHTPFFKGYRPQFYFRTTDVTGTIELPEGVEMVMPGDNIKMVVNLIAPIAMDDGLRFAIREGGRTVGAGVVAKVIA; encoded by the coding sequence ATGTCTAAAGAAAAGTTTCAACGCACAAAACCACACGTTAACGTCGGTACTATCGGCCACGTTGACCATGGTAAAACGACCCTGACCGCCGCCATCACCACCGTTCTGGCCAAGGCCTACGGCGGCAGCGCGCGCGCGTTCGATCAGATCGACAACGCGCCAGAAGAAAAGGCTCGTGGTATCACCATCAACACTTCGCACGTTGAATACGATACCCCGACCCGCCACTACGCGCACGTAGACTGCCCGGGGCACGCCGACTATGTGAAAAACATGATCACCGGCGCGGCCCAGATGGACGGCGCGATCCTGGTTGTTGCCGCTATCGACGGTCCGATGCCGCAGACCCGCGAGCACATCTTGCTGGGTCGCCAGGTTGGCGTACCTTACATCATCGTGTTCATGAACAAATGCGACATGGTTGATGACGAAGAGCTGCTGGAACTGGTGGAAATGGAAGTGCGTGAACTGCTGTCGCAGTACGACTTCCCGGGCGATGACACGCCGGTTATCCGCGGTTCCGCGCTGAAAGCGCTGGAAGGCGACGAAGCCTGGACGCAGAAAATCATTGAACTGGCGGAAGCGCTGGACAGCTACATTCCGGAACCGGAACGCGCCATCGACAAGCCGTTCCTGCTGCCGATCGAAGACGTATTCTCCATCTCCGGCCGCGGCACCGTGGTAACCGGTCGTGTAGAGCGCGGCATCGTCAAAGTGGGTGAAGAAGTGGAAATCGTCGGCATCAAAGACACCACCAAAACCATCTGCACCGGCGTTGAAATGTTCCGTAAACTGCTGGACGAAGGCCGTGCCGGTGAGAACGTTGGCGTGCTGCTGCGCGGCACCAAGCGTGACGACGTCGAGCGTGGTCAGGTTCTGGCCAAACCGGGCTCGATCAAGCCGCACACCCAGTTTGAATCGGAAGTGTATATTCTGAGCAAAGACGAAGGCGGCCGCCACACGCCGTTCTTCAAAGGCTACCGTCCGCAGTTCTATTTCCGTACCACTGACGTGACCGGTACTATCGAACTGCCGGAAGGCGTTGAAATGGTGATGCCTGGCGACAACATCAAGATGGTTGTTAACCTGATTGCCCCGATCGCCATGGACGACGGTCTGCGTTTCGCTATTCGCGAAGGCGGCCGTACCGTTGGCGCCGGCGTTGTTGCCAAAGTTATCGCTTAA
- the murB gene encoding UDP-N-acetylmuramate dehydrogenase → MMTDSGALKSLNSFAIDALARRVIVAHTEAELFTIWRQAAEDATPVLMLGGGSNVLFLENYVGTVLLNRIAGVAIEERPDAWHLHVGAGEVWHDLVRTCLEQHMPGLENLALIPGCVGSAPIQNIGAYGVELRQFCDYVDVLQLATGTLRRLSAAECQFGYRDSIFKHALREGHAIVAVGLRLAKAWQPVLIYGDLARLDPQQATPWQIYDAVCAMRRGKLPDPAAQGNAGSFFKNPVIDAVRAERLLNRHPDAPHYPQPEGGVKLAAGWLIDRCGLKGYRLGGAAVHDKQALVLVNADNATGKDIAALARYVRQQVAERFAVWLEPEVHFIGANGEVDAVGGLT, encoded by the coding sequence ATGATGACGGACAGTGGGGCGCTAAAGTCCTTGAACAGCTTTGCGATTGATGCGTTGGCGCGGCGCGTAATCGTCGCGCATACGGAGGCCGAGCTGTTCACGATTTGGCGGCAGGCGGCGGAGGACGCTACGCCGGTGCTGATGTTGGGCGGCGGTAGTAATGTGTTGTTTCTGGAAAACTATGTCGGCACCGTGTTGCTAAACCGGATAGCGGGCGTAGCAATCGAAGAGCGTCCCGACGCTTGGCATTTGCACGTCGGCGCCGGAGAGGTGTGGCATGACCTGGTGCGTACCTGTCTCGAACAACACATGCCGGGTCTGGAGAATCTGGCGCTCATCCCCGGCTGCGTGGGTTCTGCACCGATCCAGAACATTGGCGCCTATGGCGTCGAGTTGCGTCAGTTCTGTGACTATGTTGACGTGCTGCAGTTGGCAACCGGCACCTTACGGCGTCTGAGCGCGGCTGAATGCCAATTCGGTTACCGCGACAGCATCTTCAAACACGCGTTGCGCGAAGGCCACGCCATTGTCGCGGTTGGCCTTCGGCTCGCCAAAGCCTGGCAACCGGTATTGATCTATGGCGATTTGGCCCGTCTGGATCCGCAACAGGCCACTCCGTGGCAGATTTATGATGCGGTTTGCGCGATGCGTCGTGGGAAATTGCCCGACCCTGCGGCGCAGGGCAATGCCGGTAGTTTTTTCAAAAATCCGGTTATTGATGCTGTAAGAGCGGAACGACTGCTAAACCGCCACCCTGATGCGCCCCATTACCCTCAGCCGGAAGGCGGAGTGAAGCTGGCGGCAGGTTGGCTTATCGATCGCTGTGGACTCAAAGGCTATCGCCTCGGCGGCGCGGCGGTTCATGACAAGCAGGCGCTGGTTTTGGTCAATGCCGATAATGCGACGGGTAAGGATATCGCCGCGCTGGCGCGCTATGTGCGTCAACAGGTTGCGGAACGCTTTGCTGTCTGGCTGGAGCCGGAAGTGCACTTCATTGGCGCCAATGGCGAGGTGGATGCGGTGGGAGGATTAACATGA
- the nusG gene encoding transcription termination/antitermination protein NusG — protein MSEAPKKRWYVVQAFSGFEGRVAQSLREHIKLHDMEELFGEVMVPTEEVVEIRGGQRRKSERKFFPGYVLVQMVMNDASWHLVRSVPRVMGFIGGTSDRPAPISDKEVDAIMNRLQQVGDKPRPKTLFEPGELVRVNDGPFADFNGVVEEVDYEKSRLKVSVSIFGRATPVELDFGQVEKG, from the coding sequence ATGTCCGAAGCTCCAAAAAAACGCTGGTACGTCGTTCAGGCGTTTTCCGGTTTTGAGGGACGCGTAGCGCAGTCCCTCCGCGAACATATCAAACTTCATGATATGGAAGAGCTGTTTGGCGAAGTGATGGTGCCAACGGAAGAGGTGGTTGAAATTCGCGGCGGCCAGCGTCGCAAAAGCGAACGTAAATTCTTCCCGGGCTACGTCCTGGTGCAGATGGTGATGAACGACGCCAGCTGGCATCTGGTGCGCAGCGTACCGCGCGTCATGGGCTTCATCGGCGGCACCTCGGATCGTCCTGCGCCTATCAGCGACAAAGAAGTCGATGCCATCATGAACCGCCTGCAGCAGGTCGGCGACAAGCCGCGGCCGAAAACTCTTTTCGAGCCGGGCGAGCTGGTTCGCGTCAACGATGGTCCCTTCGCCGACTTCAACGGCGTGGTGGAAGAGGTGGACTACGAGAAAAGCCGCCTGAAGGTGTCGGTGTCGATCTTTGGTCGCGCCACGCCGGTGG
- the secE gene encoding preprotein translocase subunit SecE, translating to MSANTEAQGSGRGLEVVKWLVVAILLVVAIVGNYFYRDYNLPLRALAVVLIIAIAGGVAMMTAKGKSTVAFAREARTEVRKVIWPTRQETLHTTLIVAAVTAVMSLILWGLDGILVRVVSFITGLRF from the coding sequence ATGAGTGCGAATACCGAAGCTCAAGGAAGCGGGCGCGGCCTGGAAGTGGTTAAGTGGTTAGTCGTCGCGATTCTGTTGGTTGTGGCTATCGTCGGTAACTATTTTTACCGCGATTACAACTTACCCCTGCGAGCGCTGGCTGTCGTGCTTATTATCGCTATCGCAGGCGGTGTGGCCATGATGACTGCCAAAGGCAAGTCCACGGTTGCGTTTGCGCGTGAAGCGCGTACCGAAGTACGTAAAGTGATTTGGCCGACCCGCCAGGAAACGTTACATACCACGTTGATCGTCGCCGCGGTGACCGCCGTGATGTCACTGATTCTGTGGGGACTGGATGGCATTCTGGTCCGTGTGGTATCGTTTATTACTGGCCTGAGGTTCTAA
- the hemG gene encoding menaquinone-dependent protoporphyrinogen IX dehydrogenase, protein MKTLILYSSHDGQTHKIARTIAAHLTDCCECDVVDLRLARDLDLQRYQRVVIGAAIRYGRFAADLDHFIAQQLEWLHSIPSAFYSVNLTARKPDKRTPNTNAYTWKFLAKTPWRPDLCAVFAGALCYPRYRWFDRVMIQLIMRVTGGETDRTKEVEYTDWQQVSAFAGDLAQLTAKQAT, encoded by the coding sequence ATGAAAACGTTGATTCTCTACTCGAGCCATGACGGCCAAACGCACAAAATCGCGCGCACTATCGCGGCTCATCTTACCGATTGCTGCGAATGTGATGTGGTGGATTTGCGCCTCGCCCGCGATCTTGATTTGCAGCGTTATCAGCGGGTGGTGATTGGTGCGGCAATCCGCTACGGGCGGTTTGCCGCGGATCTTGACCACTTTATCGCGCAGCAGCTTGAATGGCTGCACAGTATCCCCAGCGCGTTTTATTCCGTCAATTTGACGGCGCGCAAGCCCGATAAACGTACCCCGAACACGAACGCCTACACCTGGAAATTCCTGGCGAAAACGCCCTGGCGGCCGGATCTTTGTGCCGTGTTCGCGGGTGCATTGTGCTACCCGCGCTACCGCTGGTTTGATCGGGTCATGATCCAGCTGATAATGCGTGTGACCGGCGGTGAAACCGATCGCACCAAGGAAGTGGAATATACGGATTGGCAGCAAGTGTCTGCCTTTGCCGGTGATTTGGCGCAATTAACCGCCAAACAGGCGACGTAG